Proteins encoded in a region of the Bicyclus anynana chromosome 27, ilBicAnyn1.1, whole genome shotgun sequence genome:
- the LOC112052530 gene encoding zinc finger protein 271-like isoform X5, with product MQCCVPFCVNTSDNASTSEGTGITFHKLPSEENLRAAWLKALGIQDHHLPDPAVVCSQHFVDEDFYTTKNCVRQIRSDAIPSTVQMCMICLDSDSKLFLMSKHKLEEAYQQLTGLSLFQLCRGTNLKQTLCVLCAQRLINFSRFRDLCLRAHSLMTDLLEQDEFITIQHKELMNCATKHLKCNLTRTTLGADCCDLYIDYTDEEEQTAAEESVVGDGATLVKREDSSDSMSNADNLELVHEDDNQRDSSSYDCITKNEYSDVSIKLEPIPVDEAICEVPVFCSTATEHVAETESREVYIKSESTVFGCTLCYEDFVQEDAYNEHVIMHLQNAACDASQVCEPRAAVSRSCDSLVLQNNCRTGSQRLNDAPPPAAGCAQATVAPTSARLAANNNQVQATVEAAATWKSEQILETDIGELDNQLSQSNTNILCMYDINRFTNCVVQLCDIFKTPKKTVLDKNPHVKTHTAMPYSCETCSYETADKWYLIRHKRTHTGEKPYSCDICNCKFARYHDLKRHKRTHTDAKPYSCEICSYKTANKYHLIRHNRTHTGEKPYACDTCNYITADKSNLLTHKRHHTGEKRYCCEICNYKFAWERDLKRHKRTHTGEKPYSCETCNFKTAQRCNLIVHKRSHC from the exons atgcAGTGCTGCGTGCCGTTCTGTGTAAATACTTCAGACAATGCGTCAACATCTGAGGGAACAGGAATCACCTTTCACAA GTTACCCAGTGAAGAAAATCTCCGTGCTGCTTGGCTCAAAGCCCTCGGCATACAAGACCATCACCTGCCCGACCCTGCTGTGGTCTGCTCACAGCATTTTGTAGATGAAGACTTTTATACAACAAAGAATTGTGTAAGGCAGATTCGCTCTGATGCCATACCTTCAACAGTGCAG atgtgcatgatatgcctGGACTCTGACAGCAAGCTGTTTCTAATGAGTAAACACAAGTTGGAGGAGGCATATCAACAGCTGACTGGACTGTCT TTGTTTCAGCTGTGTCGTGGAACAAACCTGAAGCAAACGCTCTGTGTGCTGTGTGCTCAGAGATTGATTAACTTCAGCAGATTCAGAGACTTGTGCTTGAGAGCCCATTCACTGATGACAGACTTACTTGAACAAGATGAATTT ATTACTATACAACATAAGGAATTGATGAACTGCGCAACAAAACATCTGAAGTGTAACTTAACACGGACAACATTAGGAGCTGACTGCTGTGACTTGTACATAGATTACACTGATGAAGAGGAACAGACAGCAGCAGAGGAATCTGTAGTGGGAGATGGTGCAACACTTGTAAAGCGTGAAGACAGTTCTGACTCCATGTCAAATGCTGATAACTTAGAATTGGTACATGAAGATGACAATCAGAGAGACAGTTCCAGCTATGACTGTATAACTAAAAATGAATACTCTGACGTGAGCATAAAGTTGGAACCAATACCAGTGGATGAAGCTATATGTGAAGTTCCAGTGTTCTGCTCTACGGCCACAGAACACGTGGCTGAGACAGAgagtagagaagtttacataaaAAGTGAAAGTACCGTCTTCGGGTGCACATTATGTTATGAAGACTTTGTGCAAGAAGATGCATACAATGAACACGTGATCATGCATctccag aacgctgcatgtgatgcatcacaagtgtgcgagcctcgtgcagctgtgagccgcagctgtgactcactcgtgctgcagaacaa CTGCAGGACAGGAAGTCAGAGGCTGAATGATGCCCCTCCCCCGGCTGCAGGCTGCGCTCAGGCAACGG TCGCTCCAACATCCGCGAGACTTGCGGCAAACAACAACCAAGTGCAGGCAACTGTAGAAGCAGCTGCGACCTGGAAAAGTGAACAAATCCTTGAGACTGACATTGGTGAACTGGACAACCAGTTGTCTCAAAGCAACACCAACATATTGTGTATGTATGACATAAATAGATTCACAAATTGTGTAGTACAGTTATGTGATATTTTCAAGACACCCAAGAAAACTGTACTAGATAAGAATCCACATGTGAAAACCCACACTGCAATGCCTTACTCTTGTGAGACATGCAGTTATGAAACTGCAGACAAATGGTATTTAATAAGACATAAAAGgacccacactggtgagaagccttatAGTTGTGATATATGCAATTGTAAATTTGCAAGGTACCATGATTTAAAAAGGCATAAGAGAACTCACACTGATGCGAAGCCTTACTCTTGTGAGATTTGCAGTTATAAAACTGCAAACAAATATCATTTAATAAGACATAacagaacccacactggtgagaagccttatGCCTGTGATACATGCAATTATATAACTGCagataaaagtaatttattaacacACAAAAGACATCACACGGGCGAAAAGCGTTATtgttgtgagatatgcaattacaAATTTGCATGGGAACGTGATTTAAAAAGGCATAagagaacccacactggtgagaagccttattcttgtgagacGTGCAATTTTAAAACTGCACAGAGGTGTAACTTAATTGTACATAAAAGATCCCATTGCTGA
- the LOC112052530 gene encoding zinc finger protein 271-like isoform X6 — MQCCVPFCVNTSDNASTSEGTGITFHKLPSEENLRAAWLKALGIQDHHLPDPAVVCSQHFVDEDFYTTKNCVRQIRSDAIPSTVQMCMICLDSDSKLFLMSKHKLEEAYQQLTGLSLFQLCRGTNLKQTLCVLCAQRLINFSRFRDLCLRAHSLMTDLLEQDEFITIQHKELMNCATKHLKCNLTRTTLGADCCDLYIDYTDEEEQTAAEESVVGDGATLVKREDSSDSMSNADNLELVHEDDNQRDSSSYDCITKNEYSDVSIKLEPIPVDEAICEVPVFCSTATEHVAETESREVYIKSESTVFGCTLCYEDFVQEDAYNEHVIMHLQNAACDASQVCEPRAAVSRSCDSLVLQNKTGSQRLNDAPPPAAGCAQATVAPTSARLAANNNQVQATVEAAATWKSEQILETDIGELDNQLSQSNTNILCMYDINRFTNCVVQLCDIFKTPKKTVLDKNPHVKTHTAMPYSCETCSYETADKWYLIRHKRTHTGEKPYSCDICNCKFARYHDLKRHKRTHTDAKPYSCEICSYKTANKYHLIRHNRTHTGEKPYACDTCNYITADKSNLLTHKRHHTGEKRYCCEICNYKFAWERDLKRHKRTHTGEKPYSCETCNFKTAQRCNLIVHKRSHC; from the exons atgcAGTGCTGCGTGCCGTTCTGTGTAAATACTTCAGACAATGCGTCAACATCTGAGGGAACAGGAATCACCTTTCACAA GTTACCCAGTGAAGAAAATCTCCGTGCTGCTTGGCTCAAAGCCCTCGGCATACAAGACCATCACCTGCCCGACCCTGCTGTGGTCTGCTCACAGCATTTTGTAGATGAAGACTTTTATACAACAAAGAATTGTGTAAGGCAGATTCGCTCTGATGCCATACCTTCAACAGTGCAG atgtgcatgatatgcctGGACTCTGACAGCAAGCTGTTTCTAATGAGTAAACACAAGTTGGAGGAGGCATATCAACAGCTGACTGGACTGTCT TTGTTTCAGCTGTGTCGTGGAACAAACCTGAAGCAAACGCTCTGTGTGCTGTGTGCTCAGAGATTGATTAACTTCAGCAGATTCAGAGACTTGTGCTTGAGAGCCCATTCACTGATGACAGACTTACTTGAACAAGATGAATTT ATTACTATACAACATAAGGAATTGATGAACTGCGCAACAAAACATCTGAAGTGTAACTTAACACGGACAACATTAGGAGCTGACTGCTGTGACTTGTACATAGATTACACTGATGAAGAGGAACAGACAGCAGCAGAGGAATCTGTAGTGGGAGATGGTGCAACACTTGTAAAGCGTGAAGACAGTTCTGACTCCATGTCAAATGCTGATAACTTAGAATTGGTACATGAAGATGACAATCAGAGAGACAGTTCCAGCTATGACTGTATAACTAAAAATGAATACTCTGACGTGAGCATAAAGTTGGAACCAATACCAGTGGATGAAGCTATATGTGAAGTTCCAGTGTTCTGCTCTACGGCCACAGAACACGTGGCTGAGACAGAgagtagagaagtttacataaaAAGTGAAAGTACCGTCTTCGGGTGCACATTATGTTATGAAGACTTTGTGCAAGAAGATGCATACAATGAACACGTGATCATGCATctccag aacgctgcatgtgatgcatcacaagtgtgcgagcctcgtgcagctgtgagccgcagctgtgactcactcgtgctgcagaacaa GACAGGAAGTCAGAGGCTGAATGATGCCCCTCCCCCGGCTGCAGGCTGCGCTCAGGCAACGG TCGCTCCAACATCCGCGAGACTTGCGGCAAACAACAACCAAGTGCAGGCAACTGTAGAAGCAGCTGCGACCTGGAAAAGTGAACAAATCCTTGAGACTGACATTGGTGAACTGGACAACCAGTTGTCTCAAAGCAACACCAACATATTGTGTATGTATGACATAAATAGATTCACAAATTGTGTAGTACAGTTATGTGATATTTTCAAGACACCCAAGAAAACTGTACTAGATAAGAATCCACATGTGAAAACCCACACTGCAATGCCTTACTCTTGTGAGACATGCAGTTATGAAACTGCAGACAAATGGTATTTAATAAGACATAAAAGgacccacactggtgagaagccttatAGTTGTGATATATGCAATTGTAAATTTGCAAGGTACCATGATTTAAAAAGGCATAAGAGAACTCACACTGATGCGAAGCCTTACTCTTGTGAGATTTGCAGTTATAAAACTGCAAACAAATATCATTTAATAAGACATAacagaacccacactggtgagaagccttatGCCTGTGATACATGCAATTATATAACTGCagataaaagtaatttattaacacACAAAAGACATCACACGGGCGAAAAGCGTTATtgttgtgagatatgcaattacaAATTTGCATGGGAACGTGATTTAAAAAGGCATAagagaacccacactggtgagaagccttattcttgtgagacGTGCAATTTTAAAACTGCACAGAGGTGTAACTTAATTGTACATAAAAGATCCCATTGCTGA